The proteins below are encoded in one region of Microbispora sp. NBC_01189:
- a CDS encoding GntR family transcriptional regulator, whose amino-acid sequence MTEHGEDSPRVPKYYDVKRSLLELTKSLPAGSALPPERALAVRFETSRTTVRQALSELVVEGRLLRIQGKGTFVAQPKVAQVLQLTSYTGDLRTVGLEPDTKILDISYVTADETLGRRLAVNPGSRVLRIHRLRLANGEPMSIDTTHLSARRFPRLRRELEVHSSLYETLHNAYNVRLTDAEEVIETVLATPYDAQVLGVDVGLPMLLLTRHAFDADGNPVEYAQSLYRGDRYKFVTRLRRP is encoded by the coding sequence TTGACGGAGCACGGCGAGGACTCTCCCCGCGTGCCGAAATACTACGACGTGAAGCGGAGTCTCCTGGAACTCACCAAGAGCCTGCCCGCGGGCAGCGCGCTCCCGCCCGAGCGCGCTCTGGCCGTACGCTTCGAGACCTCGCGGACGACGGTCCGGCAGGCGCTGTCGGAGCTGGTGGTCGAGGGCAGGCTGCTGCGCATCCAGGGCAAGGGCACGTTCGTCGCGCAGCCCAAGGTCGCGCAGGTGCTCCAGCTCACCTCTTATACGGGTGACCTGCGCACGGTCGGCCTGGAGCCGGACACCAAGATCCTCGACATCAGCTACGTCACCGCCGACGAGACCCTCGGCCGGCGGCTGGCCGTCAACCCCGGCAGCCGGGTGCTGCGCATCCACCGCCTCCGCCTGGCCAACGGCGAGCCGATGTCGATCGACACCACGCACCTCTCCGCCCGCCGCTTCCCCCGGCTGCGGCGGGAACTGGAGGTGCACTCCTCGCTGTACGAGACGCTGCACAACGCCTACAACGTGCGGCTGACCGACGCGGAGGAGGTCATCGAGACCGTGCTCGCCACGCCGTACGACGCGCAGGTGCTCGGGGTGGACGTCGGTCTGCCGATGCTGCTGCTGACCCGGCACGCCTTCGACGCCGACGGCAACCCGGTCGAGTACGCCCAGTCGCTCTACCGCGGCGACCGCTACAAGTTCGTCACCCGCCTCCGCCGGCCGTAA
- a CDS encoding NADP-dependent malic enzyme gives MTSLDLDPAFALHRGGKLEVRSTVPVRDAGDLSLAYTPGVARVCTAIADNPDLVNDYTWVSNVVAVVSDGTAVLGLGDIGPAAAMPVMEGKALLFKQFAGVDAVPVCIDCTDVDAIVETVVRLAPSFGGVNLEDISAPRCFEVEDRLRALLDIPVFHDDQHGTAIVVLAALRNAARLTGRSLGDLRAVVAGAGASGVAVSRILLNAGIGDIAVADSKGIIHTGRDDLNQVKRALARDTNKAGLAGSTEAALAGADVFVGLSGSTISEPAVAGMARDSIVFALSNPTPEVEPSVAARYARVVATGRSDHPNQINNVLAFPGVFRGALDVRARTITENMKVAAAEALAAVVGDDLSESYVIPSPFDARVAPAVISAVARQAREDGVARK, from the coding sequence TTGACTTCTCTCGATCTGGATCCCGCGTTCGCGCTGCACCGCGGCGGCAAGCTGGAGGTCCGCTCCACCGTCCCGGTCCGCGACGCCGGAGACCTGTCGCTCGCGTACACCCCCGGTGTCGCCCGCGTCTGCACCGCCATCGCCGACAACCCCGACCTGGTCAACGACTACACCTGGGTCTCCAACGTCGTGGCCGTGGTCTCCGACGGCACCGCGGTGCTGGGACTCGGCGACATCGGGCCCGCCGCCGCGATGCCCGTGATGGAGGGCAAGGCCCTGCTGTTCAAGCAGTTCGCCGGCGTCGACGCGGTGCCCGTCTGCATCGACTGCACGGACGTGGACGCGATCGTCGAGACCGTGGTCCGGCTCGCGCCCTCCTTCGGCGGCGTCAACCTCGAGGACATCAGCGCCCCCCGCTGCTTCGAGGTGGAGGACCGCCTGCGGGCGCTCCTCGACATCCCCGTCTTCCACGACGACCAGCACGGCACCGCGATCGTGGTGCTCGCCGCGCTGCGCAACGCGGCCCGCCTCACCGGGCGGTCGCTCGGCGACCTGCGCGCCGTCGTCGCCGGCGCGGGCGCCTCCGGCGTCGCCGTCTCGCGGATCCTGCTGAACGCCGGGATCGGCGACATCGCGGTCGCCGACTCCAAGGGGATCATCCACACTGGCCGCGACGACCTGAACCAGGTCAAGCGGGCGCTGGCCAGGGACACCAACAAGGCGGGCCTGGCCGGCTCCACCGAGGCGGCCCTCGCCGGGGCCGACGTGTTCGTCGGGCTCTCCGGCTCCACCATCTCCGAGCCGGCCGTCGCCGGGATGGCGCGGGACTCGATCGTGTTCGCGCTGTCCAACCCCACGCCCGAGGTCGAGCCCTCGGTGGCGGCCCGGTACGCCCGCGTGGTCGCCACCGGCCGGTCCGACCACCCCAACCAGATCAACAACGTGCTGGCCTTCCCGGGGGTCTTCCGGGGCGCTCTCGACGTCCGCGCCAGGACCATCACCGAGAACATGAAGGTGGCGGCGGCCGAGGCGCTCGCGGCCGTGGTCGGGGACGACCTGTCGGAGAGCTACGTGATCCCCTCGCCGTTCGACGCGCGGGTCGCCCCCGCGGTGATCTCCGCCGTCGCGCGGCAGGCCCGCGAGGACGGCGTCGCGCGTAAGTGA
- a CDS encoding anti-sigma factor: MTEETETPAVDLTGIRDAVSVRLPAVSAYLSVLRTATAGLAARLDFTLDQIEDLRIAVDEACAMLLRHAVPGTDLLAEFELTGPEMTVRVEVNTLGVSTPNREDFAWMVLTALADDVDAISDHADHLAIMLRKRRSAAGPS; the protein is encoded by the coding sequence GTGACCGAGGAAACCGAGACGCCTGCGGTGGATCTGACCGGGATTCGCGACGCTGTGAGTGTCCGGCTGCCCGCCGTGAGCGCCTATCTGTCCGTGCTGCGCACGGCCACCGCCGGGCTCGCCGCACGGCTCGACTTCACCCTCGACCAGATCGAGGACCTGCGCATCGCGGTGGACGAGGCCTGCGCCATGCTGCTGCGGCACGCCGTACCCGGAACGGACCTCCTCGCGGAGTTCGAACTCACCGGCCCGGAGATGACGGTGCGTGTCGAGGTGAACACCCTCGGCGTCAGCACGCCCAACCGGGAGGACTTCGCCTGGATGGTGCTGACCGCGCTGGCCGACGACGTGGACGCCATCTCCGACCACGCCGACCATCTGGCGATCATGCTGCGTAAGCGCCGGAGCGCGGCGGGGCCGTCGTGA
- the sodN gene encoding superoxide dismutase, Ni: protein MLARLLRPRHEASAHCDLPCGVYDPAQARIEAESVKAIIKKYADNDDPVFRTRALLIKEQRAELVKHHLWVLWTDYFKPPHLEQYPQLHQLFWDATKLAGAAGAKGTVDPGLADDLLAKIEEISKIFWETKAA, encoded by the coding sequence ATGCTCGCACGACTGCTGCGACCCCGGCACGAGGCGTCCGCTCACTGCGACCTGCCGTGCGGGGTCTACGACCCGGCGCAGGCCCGCATCGAGGCCGAGTCGGTGAAGGCGATCATTAAGAAGTACGCCGACAACGACGACCCGGTCTTCCGGACCCGCGCGCTGCTCATCAAGGAACAGCGGGCCGAGCTGGTCAAGCATCACCTCTGGGTGCTGTGGACCGACTACTTCAAGCCCCCGCACCTTGAGCAGTACCCCCAGCTCCACCAGCTCTTCTGGGACGCCACGAAGCTCGCGGGCGCGGCCGGTGCCAAGGGCACCGTCGACCCCGGGCTGGCCGACGACCTCCTGGCGAAGATCGAGGAGATCTCCAAGATCTTCTGGGAGACCAAGGCCGCCTGA
- a CDS encoding aminotransferase class I/II-fold pyridoxal phosphate-dependent enzyme has product MDRLRAAAARREAAGLRRALRPRTPDHDGLLDLASNDYLGLSRDERIVEAAVRATREWGAGSTGSRLVTGSTRLHAELEDRLAAFAGASGALVFSSGYLANLAAVAALGRDGLIVSDAGNHASIVDACRLSRSRVVVTPHGDTETVAKVLAERHEEHALVVTDAVFSVDGDVAPLRALHEAAVRHGALLVVDEAHALGVVGDHGRGAAHAAGLAGRPEVVRTVTLSKSLGSQGGAVLGAPEVIGTLVDTGRSFIFDTGLAPGCAGAALAALDLLEASPGLPARARERARELAALARGLGLETADPAAAVVPVALGPPRLALAAAALCADHGVRVGCFRPPSVPQDRACLRLTARADLRSDDLVVVRGALTAVAEMTKGPSRGWDG; this is encoded by the coding sequence ATGGACAGACTGCGCGCGGCGGCGGCGCGGCGGGAGGCGGCGGGCCTGCGGCGTGCCCTGCGCCCGCGCACGCCCGACCACGACGGGCTGCTCGACCTCGCCTCCAACGACTACCTCGGCCTCTCGCGGGACGAGCGGATCGTCGAGGCGGCCGTCCGCGCCACCCGCGAATGGGGGGCGGGCTCCACCGGGTCGCGCCTGGTGACCGGGTCGACCCGGCTGCACGCGGAGCTGGAGGACCGGCTCGCCGCCTTCGCGGGAGCGTCCGGCGCCCTGGTGTTCTCGTCGGGATACCTCGCCAACCTCGCCGCCGTCGCCGCCCTCGGCCGGGACGGTCTGATCGTCTCCGACGCCGGCAACCACGCCTCGATCGTGGACGCCTGCCGGCTGTCGCGGTCGCGGGTCGTGGTCACGCCGCACGGGGACACCGAGACGGTGGCCAAGGTCCTGGCCGAACGCCACGAGGAGCACGCCCTCGTCGTCACCGACGCCGTGTTCTCCGTTGACGGAGACGTCGCGCCGCTGCGCGCCCTGCACGAGGCCGCCGTACGGCACGGCGCGCTGCTCGTGGTGGACGAGGCCCACGCGCTCGGCGTCGTCGGCGACCACGGCAGGGGCGCGGCGCACGCGGCCGGGCTGGCCGGCCGGCCGGAGGTCGTACGGACCGTCACGTTGTCGAAGTCGCTGGGCTCCCAGGGCGGCGCGGTCCTGGGCGCCCCGGAAGTGATCGGCACGCTCGTCGACACCGGCCGGTCGTTCATCTTCGACACCGGCCTCGCGCCCGGGTGCGCGGGGGCCGCCCTGGCCGCCCTCGACCTGCTGGAGGCGTCTCCCGGCCTGCCCGCCCGCGCCCGCGAGAGGGCGCGGGAGCTGGCCGCGCTGGCCCGCGGGCTCGGCCTGGAGACGGCCGACCCCGCCGCCGCCGTGGTGCCGGTCGCGCTCGGCCCGCCCCGGCTCGCACTCGCGGCGGCGGCACTGTGTGCGGATCACGGGGTGCGCGTGGGATGCTTCCGCCCACCGTCGGTGCCGCAGGACCGCGCGTGTCTGCGGTTGACCGCACGTGCCGATCTGCGGTCCGATGATCTCGTGGTGGTCCGGGGTGCGCTCACCGCTGTGGCCGAGATGACGAAAGGGCCGAGTCGAGGGTGGGACGGTTGA
- a CDS encoding CGNR zinc finger domain-containing protein, with protein sequence MDLTSYAELAVQLVNMGDELRNPFSLRSLLEETGRTEAASRLTRRDIDALWELREELAGVFEAAAGGDDADVVDRLNGLLVRHPVHPQISGHDGQPWHLHLTEGGRVADALSVGSVMGLASVVTRLGVDRLGLCQASPCRNAYIDTSSNRSRRYCSERCASRANVAAYRARRRGA encoded by the coding sequence GTGGACTTGACGTCTTACGCCGAGCTGGCCGTTCAGCTGGTCAACATGGGCGACGAGCTCAGAAACCCCTTCTCCCTGCGGTCGCTGCTGGAGGAGACGGGCCGTACGGAGGCGGCCTCCCGCCTCACCCGCCGTGACATCGACGCGCTGTGGGAGCTCCGCGAGGAACTCGCGGGGGTGTTCGAGGCCGCGGCGGGCGGAGACGACGCCGACGTGGTCGACCGGCTCAACGGCCTGCTGGTCCGGCATCCCGTGCATCCGCAGATCTCCGGCCACGACGGCCAGCCCTGGCACCTGCACCTGACCGAGGGCGGCCGGGTCGCCGACGCCCTCTCGGTCGGGTCGGTCATGGGCCTCGCCAGCGTGGTGACCCGCCTCGGCGTGGACCGGCTCGGCCTCTGCCAGGCGTCGCCGTGCCGCAACGCCTACATCGACACCTCCTCCAACCGGTCGCGCCGCTACTGCTCGGAGCGGTGCGCCAGCCGGGCCAACGTGGCGGCGTACCGGGCCCGCAGGCGCGGAGCCTGA
- a CDS encoding sensor histidine kinase — protein MPTLSDLVSRHTALESADLDWIHSLVSDWQLLADLSFADLILWVPDQGGTRWLAVAQMRPTTGPTVYHDDVVGMSVAAGERPLIDVAWAERRICREGDPDWSSGVPVREETIPVRRGMEGSIIGVIQRSTNLSSARTPSRLELTYLQSASDLAQMVAEGRFPFAEEEPILVRSPRVGDGLLRLDKAGRVTYASPNALSAYRRLGLHADLVGADLGKTTAGLCYSDEPINEDLMLVASGRAHRETEVENGGTVVQLRAIPLIVGGGRIGALVLIRDVTELRRRERELLTKDATIREIHHRVKNNLQTVAALLRLQARRLNNPEGQEALNEAVRRVGSIAIVHEILAQMPEEMVEFDDIADRVIAMTAEVAVAQVAIKRTGGFGVLPAAVATPIAMVLTELLQNAVEHGFAHSSGNVQVVVSRDADRLEVVVADDGRGLPADFDLEATGSLGLQIVRTLVVGELSGRLGVAGRDGGGTEVRISIPVQPA, from the coding sequence GTGCCGACTCTCAGCGACCTCGTATCGCGTCACACCGCACTCGAGTCCGCCGACCTCGACTGGATTCACTCTCTGGTCTCGGACTGGCAGCTGCTCGCCGACCTGTCGTTCGCCGACCTGATCCTCTGGGTTCCCGACCAGGGCGGCACGAGGTGGCTGGCGGTGGCCCAGATGCGTCCCACGACCGGTCCCACCGTCTACCACGACGACGTGGTGGGGATGTCCGTGGCCGCGGGGGAGCGGCCGTTGATCGACGTTGCCTGGGCCGAGCGCCGCATCTGCCGGGAGGGCGACCCCGACTGGTCGAGCGGTGTGCCGGTGCGAGAGGAGACCATCCCCGTACGGCGGGGCATGGAGGGCTCGATCATCGGGGTGATCCAGCGGTCCACCAACCTGTCGTCGGCGCGCACCCCCTCCCGGCTGGAGCTGACGTACCTGCAGAGCGCCTCCGACCTCGCGCAGATGGTGGCGGAGGGCAGGTTCCCCTTCGCGGAGGAGGAGCCGATCCTGGTCAGGTCGCCCCGCGTGGGCGACGGCCTGCTCCGGCTGGACAAGGCCGGCCGGGTCACCTACGCGTCGCCGAACGCCCTGTCGGCGTACCGCCGCCTCGGCCTGCACGCCGACCTCGTGGGCGCGGACCTCGGGAAGACGACCGCCGGCCTGTGCTACTCGGACGAGCCGATCAACGAGGATCTGATGCTCGTCGCCAGCGGGCGGGCGCACCGGGAGACCGAGGTGGAGAACGGCGGCACGGTCGTGCAGCTACGGGCGATCCCGCTGATCGTCGGGGGCGGCCGCATCGGCGCGCTGGTGCTGATCCGCGACGTGACCGAGCTGCGGCGGCGCGAGCGCGAGCTGCTGACCAAGGACGCGACGATCCGGGAGATCCATCATCGGGTCAAGAACAACCTGCAGACCGTGGCGGCGTTGCTGCGGCTCCAGGCGCGCCGCCTGAACAATCCCGAGGGGCAGGAGGCCCTGAACGAGGCGGTGCGCCGGGTCGGGTCCATCGCGATCGTCCACGAGATCCTCGCGCAGATGCCGGAGGAGATGGTCGAGTTCGACGACATCGCCGACCGGGTCATCGCGATGACGGCGGAGGTGGCTGTCGCGCAGGTGGCGATCAAGCGGACGGGCGGCTTCGGCGTACTTCCCGCGGCGGTCGCGACCCCGATCGCGATGGTGCTGACGGAGCTGCTCCAGAACGCGGTCGAGCACGGCTTCGCGCATTCCTCGGGCAACGTGCAGGTCGTCGTCAGCCGGGACGCCGACCGGCTGGAGGTCGTGGTGGCCGACGACGGCAGGGGCCTGCCCGCGGACTTCGACCTGGAGGCGACCGGGAGCCTAGGGCTCCAGATCGTCCGCACGCTGGTCGTCGGCGAGCTGTCGGGCCGCCTGGGCGTGGCGGGGAGGGACGGCGGGGGGACCGAGGTGAGAATCAGCATCCCGGTGCAGCCCGCCTGA
- a CDS encoding RNA polymerase sigma factor SigF, translated as MASGDSAAVPDRVRARTLFAELSELPPEDPRRQRIRDELVELHLPLVEYLARRFRNRGEWLDDLTQVATIGLIKSIDRFDLGRGVEFSTYATPTIVGEIKRHFRDKGWAVRVPRRLQELKLALTKAISELSQRESRAPTVAELAVHLGMTEEEVLEGLESANAYSTVSLDAPDSGDDDAPAVSDSLGIVDESLEGVEYRESLKPLLERLPPREKRILLLRFFGNMTQSQIATELGISQMHVSRLLARTLAQLREGLTAED; from the coding sequence ATGGCCTCCGGCGACTCGGCGGCGGTGCCGGACCGCGTCCGCGCGCGAACGCTCTTCGCCGAGCTCTCGGAGCTGCCGCCGGAGGACCCGAGGCGCCAGCGGATCCGCGACGAGCTGGTCGAGCTGCACCTGCCGCTCGTGGAATATCTCGCCCGCCGGTTCCGCAACAGGGGCGAGTGGCTCGACGATCTGACGCAGGTCGCCACGATCGGTCTCATCAAGTCGATCGACCGCTTCGACCTCGGCCGCGGCGTGGAGTTCTCCACGTACGCGACCCCGACCATCGTCGGGGAGATCAAGCGGCACTTCCGCGACAAGGGCTGGGCGGTCCGCGTGCCGCGCCGGCTGCAGGAGCTCAAGCTCGCGCTCACCAAGGCGATAAGCGAGCTGTCGCAGCGGGAGAGCCGGGCCCCCACGGTCGCCGAGCTCGCCGTCCACCTGGGGATGACCGAGGAGGAGGTCCTGGAGGGCCTGGAGTCGGCCAACGCCTACTCCACCGTGTCGCTCGACGCGCCCGACTCGGGCGACGACGACGCTCCCGCCGTCTCCGACTCGCTCGGCATCGTGGACGAGTCGCTGGAGGGCGTGGAGTACCGCGAGTCGCTCAAGCCGCTGCTGGAGCGCCTGCCGCCGCGGGAGAAGAGAATCCTGCTGCTGCGCTTCTTCGGCAACATGACGCAGTCCCAGATCGCCACCGAGCTGGGCATCTCGCAGATGCACGTCTCCCGGCTGCTCGCCCGGACCCTGGCCCAGCTCCGCGAGGGCCTGACCGCCGAGGACTGA
- a CDS encoding diacylglycerol/lipid kinase family protein: MRALLLVNPKATSTHRRTRDVLIRALGAAVDLSVEETAYRGHATTLAATARAKGFDAVAVLGGDGTINETVNGLLHTRPGGRASERPALIVIPGGSANVFARALGLPNNPVEATGAVLEALREDRRRVIGLGQAIWHNEVSGPDPGAGAGPDQQRSRYFTFCAGLGYDAEVVRAVEGLRSAGYRALPALYVGTAVRHFFVTDRRCPAIRLARPGLPTEDGIFQAIVSNTAPWTYAGTRPINPTPWAGFETGLDLLGLRRLNLPAMLSLVRQIIGEHRGLPRGKHLVQTHDEEEFTLLASRPVAFQIDGDYLGEHEWVIFRAIPDALQVLV, translated from the coding sequence ATGCGGGCTCTCCTCCTCGTGAATCCCAAGGCCACCTCGACGCACCGGCGCACGCGGGACGTGCTGATCCGGGCGCTCGGCGCCGCCGTGGACCTGTCGGTCGAGGAGACCGCCTACCGCGGCCACGCGACCACGCTCGCCGCGACGGCGCGGGCCAAGGGGTTCGACGCGGTGGCGGTGCTCGGCGGCGACGGAACGATCAACGAGACCGTCAACGGGCTGCTCCACACGCGTCCGGGCGGGCGCGCGAGCGAACGGCCGGCCCTCATCGTCATCCCCGGCGGCAGCGCGAACGTCTTCGCCCGCGCCCTCGGGCTGCCCAACAACCCGGTCGAGGCGACCGGAGCCGTCCTGGAGGCGCTGCGCGAGGACCGGCGCCGCGTCATCGGTCTCGGACAGGCGATTTGGCACAATGAGGTTTCGGGCCCCGATCCCGGGGCAGGAGCGGGCCCTGACCAACAGAGGTCCCGATATTTCACATTTTGTGCAGGGCTGGGATACGACGCGGAGGTTGTCCGGGCCGTGGAGGGTCTGCGGAGCGCGGGATACCGCGCGTTGCCCGCCCTCTACGTAGGCACGGCGGTGCGTCACTTCTTCGTGACCGACCGGCGGTGTCCGGCGATCCGGCTGGCGCGTCCCGGCCTGCCCACAGAGGATGGGATTTTCCAGGCGATCGTGTCGAACACGGCGCCCTGGACGTACGCCGGTACACGTCCGATCAACCCGACACCGTGGGCCGGCTTCGAGACGGGGCTCGATCTGCTCGGGCTCCGCAGGTTGAATCTGCCCGCCATGCTCTCGTTGGTCCGCCAGATCATCGGAGAGCACCGGGGATTGCCGCGCGGTAAACACCTCGTTCAGACGCATGACGAAGAGGAGTTCACCCTCCTCGCCTCCCGGCCGGTGGCCTTCCAGATCGACGGTGACTACCTGGGAGAACACGAGTGGGTGATCTTTCGCGCTATCCCGGACGCGTTACAAGTCCTCGTCTAA
- the bioB gene encoding biotin synthase BioB produces the protein MKTDILEIARVQVLDEGRGLDAAQALECLTLPGDRLADLLALAHEVRMKWCGPEVEVEGIVSLKTGGCPEDCHFCSQSGQFSSPVRAAWLDIPSLVQAAVETAATGATEFCIVAAVRGPDRRLMDQVREGVRAIREAVEINVACSLGMLTQAQVDELAEMGVHRYNHNLETARSHFPRVVTTHTWEERWETCLMVREAGMELCCGGIVGMGETPEQRAEFAAQLGELAPDEVPLNFLNPRPGTPFADAPLLDGADALKTIATFRLALPRTILRYAGGRELTLGDLGTREGMLGGINAVIVGNYLTTLGRAPERDLELLADLKMPIKALSQTL, from the coding sequence GTGAAGACCGACATCCTGGAGATCGCCCGCGTCCAGGTTCTCGACGAGGGCAGAGGGCTCGACGCGGCGCAGGCGCTGGAGTGCCTGACGCTGCCCGGCGACCGCCTGGCGGACCTGCTCGCCCTGGCGCACGAGGTGCGGATGAAGTGGTGCGGCCCCGAGGTCGAGGTGGAGGGCATCGTCTCGCTCAAGACCGGAGGCTGCCCGGAGGACTGCCACTTCTGCTCGCAGTCCGGGCAGTTCTCCTCTCCGGTCCGCGCGGCCTGGCTCGACATCCCCTCCCTCGTCCAGGCGGCCGTCGAGACGGCGGCGACCGGGGCGACCGAGTTCTGCATCGTGGCCGCCGTACGCGGCCCGGACCGGCGGCTGATGGACCAGGTCCGCGAGGGCGTCCGGGCGATCCGGGAGGCGGTCGAGATCAACGTCGCCTGCTCGCTCGGCATGCTCACCCAGGCGCAGGTGGACGAGCTGGCCGAGATGGGAGTGCACCGCTACAACCACAACCTGGAGACCGCCCGGTCGCACTTCCCCCGCGTCGTCACCACCCACACCTGGGAGGAGCGCTGGGAGACCTGCCTCATGGTCCGGGAGGCGGGCATGGAGCTGTGCTGCGGCGGCATCGTCGGCATGGGCGAGACGCCGGAGCAGCGGGCCGAGTTCGCCGCCCAGCTCGGCGAGCTGGCGCCGGACGAGGTGCCGCTCAACTTCCTCAACCCCCGGCCGGGCACGCCGTTCGCCGATGCCCCGCTGCTCGACGGCGCCGACGCGCTGAAGACGATCGCCACGTTCCGCCTCGCCCTGCCGCGCACCATCCTGCGGTACGCCGGAGGCCGCGAGCTGACCCTCGGCGACCTCGGCACGAGGGAGGGCATGCTGGGCGGGATCAACGCCGTCATCGTCGGCAACTACCTCACCACCCTGGGCCGGGCACCCGAGCGTGACCTGGAGCTGCTCGCCGATCTCAAGATGCCCATCAAGGCGCTCTCCCAGACGCTCTGA
- a CDS encoding WhiB family transcriptional regulator, with translation MDWRHRAACRDVDPELFFPIGNTGPALMQIDEAKQVCRRCTVADSCLKWALESGQDAGVWGGYSEDERRALKRRTARARARAAV, from the coding sequence ATGGACTGGCGCCACCGCGCTGCCTGCCGTGACGTGGACCCCGAACTGTTCTTCCCGATCGGGAACACCGGTCCCGCGCTCATGCAGATCGACGAGGCCAAGCAGGTGTGCCGGCGATGCACGGTCGCCGACTCCTGCCTGAAGTGGGCCCTGGAGTCCGGCCAGGACGCCGGCGTCTGGGGCGGATACAGCGAGGACGAGCGCCGCGCACTCAAGCGCCGCACGGCTCGTGCCCGCGCCCGCGCCGCCGTTTGA
- a CDS encoding S24 family peptidase — MLTAVCVSGDSMRPALRPGDWLLVRLGAAVRPGDLVVARRPHGLIVKRAFRLTGDGWWLESDNQSAPGRRDSWDFGAVPEADVLGRVVLRYWPRPALRFPAPAG, encoded by the coding sequence GTGCTCACCGCCGTATGTGTCTCCGGCGACTCGATGAGGCCCGCGCTGCGGCCCGGAGACTGGCTGCTGGTACGGCTCGGCGCCGCCGTGCGGCCGGGTGACCTGGTGGTCGCCAGGCGGCCGCACGGGCTGATCGTCAAGCGGGCCTTCCGGCTCACCGGCGACGGCTGGTGGCTGGAGAGCGACAACCAGTCGGCTCCCGGGCGCCGCGACAGCTGGGACTTCGGCGCGGTGCCCGAGGCCGACGTCCTGGGCAGGGTCGTGCTGCGCTACTGGCCCCGGCCCGCGCTGCGCTTCCCCGCGCCGGCCGGCTGA
- the bioD gene encoding dethiobiotin synthase: MSVLVVTGTDTGVGKTVVTAALAALAVARGATAAVVKPAQTGVAAGEPGDLDEVIRLSGVTSTFEMARYPDPLSPAAAARVRGLPPLSLAAAAARIGELAESHRLVLVEGAGGLLVRYDEEGGTLADLARHLDAPVLVVARAGLGTLNHTALTLEAMAGRGLDLAGVVIGSWPAVPGLADRSNVADLEMLAARPLSGALPEGAGSLGPEAFARVARAGLAPAFGGMFDPAAFRSTFMLPL; this comes from the coding sequence ATGAGTGTTCTCGTGGTGACCGGGACGGACACCGGGGTGGGGAAGACGGTGGTGACGGCCGCGCTCGCGGCGCTGGCGGTGGCGCGGGGCGCGACGGCCGCAGTCGTGAAGCCGGCGCAGACGGGGGTCGCGGCCGGGGAGCCCGGGGACCTCGACGAGGTGATCCGCCTGTCGGGGGTGACCTCGACCTTCGAGATGGCGCGGTATCCCGATCCCCTCTCCCCTGCGGCGGCGGCCCGCGTCCGCGGCCTGCCGCCGCTGTCGCTCGCGGCCGCCGCGGCCCGGATCGGGGAACTGGCCGAGTCGCACCGGCTGGTGCTCGTCGAGGGCGCCGGGGGGCTGCTCGTCCGGTACGACGAGGAGGGCGGCACGCTCGCGGACCTCGCCCGGCACCTGGACGCCCCGGTGCTCGTGGTGGCCCGCGCCGGGCTGGGCACCCTCAACCACACGGCGCTGACGCTTGAGGCGATGGCGGGCCGGGGCCTCGATCTCGCGGGCGTGGTGATCGGCTCCTGGCCCGCCGTCCCGGGCCTCGCCGACCGCTCGAACGTCGCCGATCTGGAGATGCTCGCCGCCCGCCCGTTGTCGGGCGCGTTGCCGGAGGGCGCGGGGTCGCTCGGCCCCGAGGCGTTCGCCCGGGTGGCGCGGGCGGGCCTGGCCCCCGCGTTCGGCGGCATGTTCGACCCGGCCGCGTTCCGTTCGACCTTTATGCTGCCCCTGTGA